TTCTGTCTATAAAGGCGGCCTTATTCAAGGTGTTTTAATTTCCTTGCGCTTCTTGTTCTTAATTTTAATTACGACGATGCTAACGTTAACGACTACGCCCATTGAAGTAACAGATGGAATGGAAAGCTTGTTGAATCCATTTAAAAAGCTCAAGCTTCCTGTTCATGAATTAGCTTTAATGATGTCCATTTCTCTTCGCTTTATTCCTACATTGATGGAAGAGACAGATAAAATTATTAAAGCGCAGACAGCACGAGGAGTGGACTTTAGCAGCGGTCCCGTTACGGATCGGTTGAAAGCTGTCGTTCCTTTGCTTGTTCCTTTATTTATAGGTTCATTTAAGCGTGCTGAAGAGCTAGCTATTGCCATGGAGGCAAGAGGATATAAAGGCGGAGAAGGGCGTACAAAGTATCGTCAATTAAAATGGGGAAGCATAGATACAATTATGCTTTTACTTCTGCTGGCAGTAGCAGTTGTTTTAGTGCTGATTAGAACGTAAAGATTGTTTGGTGAAAAGATGAAACGTTTAAAATGTATAGTTGCATACGACGGCACACACTTTTCAGGTTATCAAGTTCAGCCCAATAAGCGAACAGTTCAACTGGAGATTGAAGCCGTTTTAGAGAAAATGCATAACAAAAAAGTTCCGATTTACGCCTCTGGACGAACGGACACAAATGTTCATGCACAGGGGCAAGTCATTCATTTTGACACAAACCTAAATATTCCATGTGATAAGTGGAAAAAAGCATTGAATTCAATGCTACCAGATGATATTGTAATGAAGAATGTATGTGAAGTTGATGCACATTTTCACGCCCGGTATGACGTTACTTCAAAAGAGTATCGCTATCATATTTTGCGCGGCGAAGATCGAAATCCTTTCACTCGTTCTTATGCATACCATTACCCTTATCCATTAGACTACTCAAAAATGAAAAAAGCCATCACATATTTACTCGGTACACACGACTTTACAAGCTTTTGTTCAGCGAGGACAGAAGTGGAAGATAAGATTCGTACGATTTACAAGATTGATATGTATGAAGAGAATAGTCAGCTTGTGTTTAGATTCGTTGGAAGTGGCTTTCTGTATAATATGGTTCGTATTCTTGTTGGAACGCTTTTAGAAGTAGGACAAGGCCGTATTGAACCAGATGCTATAAAAGATATTCTAGAAAGCAAATCACGTCCTCGTGCAGGGAAAACTGCGCCTTCGCAAGGACTATATTTATGGCGCGTTTTCTATGACAACTAAACCTGGTGTAACATTTTCTTGACATTAGTAGCTTAAAGATATAATATATCATATGGTATGTATTTTAACCCCACGGTTAGCCCCGGAAATTAATCGTGTTGAAATAGAAGGTTGAAATAATTTTATAATTGATGATGAAAATTAGGAGGGAAACTCATGCGTACAACTTTCATGGCGAAAGCAAACGAAGTAGAGCGTAAATGGTATGTTGTCGATGCTGAAGGTAAAACTTTAGGTCGTTTAGCAAGTGAAGTAGCATCAATCTTACGCGGTAAACATAAACCAACTTTTACACCACATGTTGATACTGGTGATCACGTGATCCTTATCAATGCGTCAAAAATCGAATTAACAGGTAAAAAATTAACTGATAAAATTTATTACCGTCACAGCATGCACCCAGGTGGTTTGAAACAACGTACAGCATTAGAAATGCGTACTAACTACTCTGAGAAAATGCTTGAATTAGGAATCAAAGGCATGCTTCCAAAAGGTAGCCTAGGCCGTCAAATGTTCAAAAAATTACATGTGTATGCTGGTGAAACACATCCACATGAAGCACAAAAACCAGAAGTTTACGAACTTCGCGGATAATTAATAAGAGGAGGTTATTATCTTGGCACAGGTACAATATTACGGAACTGGTCGTCGTAAAAGCTCTGTTGCTCGTGTACGTTTAGTACCAGGTAACGGTCGCGTAACAATCAACGGTCGTGAAATCGAAGAATACATTCCATTTGCTGCACTACGTGAAGTAGTAAAACAACCACTTGCTTTAACTGAAACTGTAGGTAACTATGACGTATTTGTAAACGTTAATGGTGGAGGTTATGCAGGTCAAGCTGGCGCTATTCGTCACGGAATCTCTCGTGCTTTATTAGAAGCAGACCCTGAATACCGTGGAACATTAAAACGTGCTGGTCTATTAACTCGTGACGCTCGTGCGAAAGAACGTAAAAAATACGGTCTTAAAGGCGCTCGTCGTGCACCACAATTCTCAAAACGTTAATTTTATATTACGTTTCAAGCCTTGGTCTTTGGACCAAGGCTTTTTTTATTTGTTGTTTGCGTATGAGACGAAGGCTTGTGCAGACAATATGTAAAAAAGGGAGGCGTTATCGTGAACGAGGTTACATATTTAAAAGAAAAACGTTATGAAAAAGAAATGAAATATGAACGCAAAGTCCTAAGGGAACTATCGTTTGATTTGCTTCAAGAGAGGCTGCGCCGTTATTTTCATCCAATGTTTCAGTGGAATATGCTAGGAGACGAACATGTGGAGGAGTACTGTCTTGACATTGCTATCGAATCATTTTTATTAGGTGCCCGGTTGAGTAAACGTGGTAAAGGCTACGAAGATGTTCAGAAGCACAGTAAGCAAGAAGAGTCTCTTTTAATTGATACATTGTACGGAGCCGTCAGCATGTCTGTAACAGATCTTTATCAAGATGGTCTGTATTATTTGTGTCAAGGATATGTGCAAGACTGGTGGAAAGAAGGTTATCGAACCGCAGAAAAAAGACGCCGTTTACGTTTGCATTAAAAAGTACTCATAATTCCCGTTCTTGTCCCATATAGAAATAAATAGGTGAGGCAAGAAGGGAAGGGATAAAATGTCTAAAGTAAAAATAATGAGCACAATTATAGCGCTTCTTGTTCTTTTTGTCATTGTACAATATCAAATAGATCATAGAACATCATCCGGTTCGCTTTCACTTCCTCTTAGCGGGAAAGTTATTGTACTAGATCCTGGACATGGCGGTGTTGATGGAGGAGCGGTAGGAGAGGATGAGGTGCTTGAAAAAGAAATAACTCTTAAAATTTCGTTAATGCTTCGAGACTATCTGCAAGAGCAAGGGGCACTTGTTATTATGACGAGAGAAAAAGACGAAGACCTAGCGGCCAAAGATACAAGAGGATACAGTCGCAGAAAAGTAGAAGACTTAAAAAATCGCTTAACGATGATTAATAAATCCAACGCTGATTTGTACTTAAGTATTCACTTGAATGCTATTCCATCCTCTGCGTGGAGAGGGGCTCAAACTTTCTATTACGGATCCCTAAAAGAAAACGAGCAAGTGGCCAAACTCATTCAACAAGAGCTAAGAAATAATCTGGACAATACGACCCGTGAAGCAAAAGCTATTCAAACTCTTTACCTTCTTAAGCATTCTAAGCCACCCGGTGCTTTGGTTGAAGTAGGATTCTTGTCAAATCCTACAGAACGTAAAATGCTTCAATCGAAACGCTATCAAAAAAAGTTAGCTGAATCCATTTATGAAGGAGTCAGCCGGTATTTTACTGGAGAAAAGCCTAAATAAAAAGCATAGCACCCTTCTATTCAGAAAAATCTAATATGTATGATATACTTGATAGTATAAATAAATAGATTTTAACATGGTGGTGGGAGTATGCTAACGGAAAAGCAAGTAAAAGAAGTAGTAGGGGAAATTACAGATCCATTTTTAAATAAAAAACTATCAGAAACAGATGCGATTAAAGAAATAACAATCAAAGCTGAAAAACAGCATATAAGCCTGAAGATTGCTGTTGCAAAAACAGGTACGAGTGAACAGTTGAGCCTGCAAGGCACAATTGTAGAAGAATTAAAAAAAGCAGGTGTACAGTCGGTTGGACTGCGATTTGTTGAGTTTACGCCTGAGGAACTTCAGCAGTACCGCGCTGAGCAGCCGAATACTGGAAACTTACTAACTAGTCTGAATGCACCTGAATTTATTGCTATTGCCAGCGGTAAAGGAGGCGTTGGTAAATCAACAGTCTCTGTTAACTTAGCCGTTTCTCTAGCTCGTTTAGGAAAAAAAGTTGGTTTAATTGATGCTGACATTTATGGATTCAGCGTCCCAGACATGATGGGAATCACACAACGTCCTGTAGTAGAAGGTGAAAAGATTATTCCAGTTGATCGTTTCGGAGTAAAAGTTATTTCCATGGGCTTCTTTGTAGAAGATAATTCACCTGTTATCTGGCGAGGACCTATGCTCGGAAAAATGTTGACGAGCTTCTTTACAGAAGTTGAATGGGGAGAATTAGATTATCTTTTACTAGACTTACCTCCAGGAACAGGTGATGTCGCATTAGACGTTCACTCCATGCTTCCTGCTTGTAAAGAAGTGATTATTACAACACCACATCCTACAGCGGCATTTGTTGCAGCTAGAGCGGGTGCTATGGCTTTGAAAACCGATCATGAGGTCATTGGAGTTGTAGAAAATATGGCTTACTTTGAAAGCCAGCTAACAGGGGAAAAAGAGTATGTATTTGGTAAAGGCGGGGGTCCAAAACTGGCTGAGGAACTTCAGACAGAGCTGTTAGGACAGCTTCCGTTAAGTCAGCCTGATTGGAATGAAGAAGATTTTGCACCTTCCATTTACGACGAATCGCATCGTTTAGGTCAAATATATGGAGAGATTGCAAGCAAGATTGCATTTATTTGCGAAAATGAAAAAGCAGCAACAGGAAAATAATAAAAAGCACGCGCTGTTCGAGCGCGTGCTTTTTATTATTATACAGAGAGTTCAATCTGTGTCTTTTTTAAATCAAATGCGAGGTTTTGTTTTAAGAGAGCTAAAAATGTTTTTCCAGCTGTACTTACGGTGTGAGACTGGTGCTTTAAAATGCCGATTGCAGGCCCCTCATGTAAGTCA
The genomic region above belongs to Priestia megaterium and contains:
- the cwlD gene encoding N-acetylmuramoyl-L-alanine amidase CwlD, with protein sequence MSKVKIMSTIIALLVLFVIVQYQIDHRTSSGSLSLPLSGKVIVLDPGHGGVDGGAVGEDEVLEKEITLKISLMLRDYLQEQGALVIMTREKDEDLAAKDTRGYSRRKVEDLKNRLTMINKSNADLYLSIHLNAIPSSAWRGAQTFYYGSLKENEQVAKLIQQELRNNLDNTTREAKAIQTLYLLKHSKPPGALVEVGFLSNPTERKMLQSKRYQKKLAESIYEGVSRYFTGEKPK
- the truA gene encoding tRNA pseudouridine(38-40) synthase TruA, whose protein sequence is MKRLKCIVAYDGTHFSGYQVQPNKRTVQLEIEAVLEKMHNKKVPIYASGRTDTNVHAQGQVIHFDTNLNIPCDKWKKALNSMLPDDIVMKNVCEVDAHFHARYDVTSKEYRYHILRGEDRNPFTRSYAYHYPYPLDYSKMKKAITYLLGTHDFTSFCSARTEVEDKIRTIYKIDMYEENSQLVFRFVGSGFLYNMVRILVGTLLEVGQGRIEPDAIKDILESKSRPRAGKTAPSQGLYLWRVFYDN
- a CDS encoding energy-coupling factor transporter transmembrane component T family protein, with protein sequence MMNSIIIGKYVPGHSVVHRMDPRAKLLLVFAYVLIVFLANNPIGYAFLGVYTLVIVAMSKVPVSFILRGLKPVLFIIIITFLLHIFMTKEGPLLFEWGWFSVYKGGLIQGVLISLRFLFLILITTMLTLTTTPIEVTDGMESLLNPFKKLKLPVHELALMMSISLRFIPTLMEETDKIIKAQTARGVDFSSGPVTDRLKAVVPLLVPLFIGSFKRAEELAIAMEARGYKGGEGRTKYRQLKWGSIDTIMLLLLLAVAVVLVLIRT
- the rpsI gene encoding 30S ribosomal protein S9, with the translated sequence MAQVQYYGTGRRKSSVARVRLVPGNGRVTINGREIEEYIPFAALREVVKQPLALTETVGNYDVFVNVNGGGYAGQAGAIRHGISRALLEADPEYRGTLKRAGLLTRDARAKERKKYGLKGARRAPQFSKR
- a CDS encoding P-loop NTPase; the protein is MLTEKQVKEVVGEITDPFLNKKLSETDAIKEITIKAEKQHISLKIAVAKTGTSEQLSLQGTIVEELKKAGVQSVGLRFVEFTPEELQQYRAEQPNTGNLLTSLNAPEFIAIASGKGGVGKSTVSVNLAVSLARLGKKVGLIDADIYGFSVPDMMGITQRPVVEGEKIIPVDRFGVKVISMGFFVEDNSPVIWRGPMLGKMLTSFFTEVEWGELDYLLLDLPPGTGDVALDVHSMLPACKEVIITTPHPTAAFVAARAGAMALKTDHEVIGVVENMAYFESQLTGEKEYVFGKGGGPKLAEELQTELLGQLPLSQPDWNEEDFAPSIYDESHRLGQIYGEIASKIAFICENEKAATGK
- a CDS encoding DUF2521 family protein, with protein sequence MNEVTYLKEKRYEKEMKYERKVLRELSFDLLQERLRRYFHPMFQWNMLGDEHVEEYCLDIAIESFLLGARLSKRGKGYEDVQKHSKQEESLLIDTLYGAVSMSVTDLYQDGLYYLCQGYVQDWWKEGYRTAEKRRRLRLH
- the rplM gene encoding 50S ribosomal protein L13, producing MRTTFMAKANEVERKWYVVDAEGKTLGRLASEVASILRGKHKPTFTPHVDTGDHVILINASKIELTGKKLTDKIYYRHSMHPGGLKQRTALEMRTNYSEKMLELGIKGMLPKGSLGRQMFKKLHVYAGETHPHEAQKPEVYELRG